The Desulfoplanes formicivorans genomic sequence TCTGAATACTCATGGGTGTATCTCCTTGGCGGAATTCAGATGATGAAAGCGTTTGCAAGGGATGCCTGCTCAACGCCAAAAAGCAGGCTGGTTGCCATATGGACCATGATGGCCACCGCGCACATCACCCGCTGGCCATCATGATTTCGAGGACCGGGCGGCTGGGGCGTGTTGCACAACGGTATCGTCAAGACCCAGCGACCTATAGAGTTGGGTATAGATCCGGGCCGATTGTTCCCAGGAAAAATCAGCCCGCATGCCATTGGCGCACAGGGCGTTCCAGGCCATCTTGTTCCGCCAAACAGCAAGGGCCTGTCGTATCCCGGCCAGAAAACTTTCGGGAGAGGATTCTGCAAAGGTGAACCCTGTTGCCCCCGGATTGGGGTGGGAAACAATGGTATCGCTCAATCCTCCCACATCGGTAGCTACAGGCGGGGTTCCGTAACGGAGGCTGTAAAGCTGGGTCAGACCACAGGGTTCATACCGCGAAGGCATCAAGAAAATATCTGATCCAGCCTGGATCTGATGGGCGAGCTCCTCGGTATACCCCACATGGGCACACAGCCGGCCGGGATATTTTTCAACCAGATCCAAAAGCCTGGCTTCATGGGCTGGCTTGCCTTCGCCCAGGACAACAACAGCCACCTGCTCCTTCATCAGCCTGTCCATGATATCGAGTAGCAGATCAATGCCCTTTTGCCCCCGGAGTCGCCCGATAAATCCGAGCACCGGCCGGTTTCTCAAAGCGGGATCAATGCCCATGATCTGGATCAGCTTGTTCTTGCAGGCCTGTTTGCCAGCCATGTTTCCGGCGTCATAGGTCTGCTCGAGAAATTTGTCTCGCGAAGGATCCCACACGGTATAGTCCACCCCGTTCAGAACCCCGACCAGATCGCGTTTCCTCTGGGCAAGAACACCCTCCAGACCGCACCCGAACTTGGCCGTGACGATCTCCCGGGCATAGGTCGGACTGACCGTGGTAATCAAATCGGCATACACAATGCCGGCCTTGAGCAGATTGAAACTGTCGTAGTATTCAACCCCATCCATGTTCCAGGCCTCGTGGGGAAGGCCGCTGTCCCAGAAAAGACGGTTGGAAAACCTGCCCTGAAAGGCCAGATTATGGATGGTCATCACTGTACGCACACGGGACCAGAAGGGATTGCCCTTGCGCCAATAATACACAAAGGCCGCAGCAAGAGCAGCATGCCAGTCATGCACATGAACGACACGAACGGGAAACTTGAGATGCTCCATGGCCGAAAGGGCTGCCCGGCAAAAAAAGATAAAACGCTCGCAATTGTCAAAGTAGTCGCCCTTGGCCGTGCAATAATAATGACGCCGATCAAAATATTCACCCCGGGAGATGAAATAGACCGGCACGCCCTTGTAATCCGCCTCATAAATATCTGCGGTGGTCGTGGGCCAGGGATACCCCACCGGACAATCCTCGTAGACCAGACGCAGGGGATATGAGGCCGTGGACAACCGGCCATAAAGAGGAGTCATGACGGCTGTGGGAACCCCCATGCGGTGCAGCGTCAGGGGAAGAATACCCATGACATCGGCCAACCCCCCGGATTTGGAAAAGGGATACACCTCGGAGGCGATAAACACGAGCCGTGGCGGCTCCGTATCGAGCATGCGCGATAGCTCCTCACATTTTGTTTGATGCCACCATGGTCGACAAACACGGGCACATCATACTTGTCAGGTCGGGAAAAATGCTCCACACACCATCCATTCGCCGGGATGAACCCCAACGGTCTGATACGCCCTGTACCTGGGACAGATCACCCGCATGGAGACAACCGTGATGTGACATAGCCCCCATCCCGCGTGCGGGCATGATCACCAACACGGATTCCCGCTTGCAGCCAAGCCGTTGGCACAGAACATCATCAGCACAAACAGATCACAGCGACCATGAACACTGATAAACGATTCATCCTTGTCCATCAGGGAGCCCTTGGCGATTTTCTCATGACGTGGCCGGTTCTCGCCAGCCTGCGCAAGGCACTGCCCACATCCGCATTGTTCTGGGCGGGATCCTCGGCTCGCCTCCCCCTGCTCCATCCGCTGGACATCACCTATGCTTCGCCCGCCTTGTTGCGAACCGTACGCCTGCTGCACCTGGGCGATGTTGGCTCTTCGGGGCTGGTGGACGCCAATGACTTGATAATTTGGTTTGTTTTAAGGGAAAAACCAGCTCTGATCAAGCATGAAAACATTTTTTTTCTTCACGGCATGGACAAGGGAACATGTTGTCCCCCGTGGAAGATGTTTGCCCGGGGATTGACACAACACAACATTCCCTTTGACCCGCAGTGGCAGACAACTTTTCAGACCATGTTTCCCCGTCAGGTCCGGCAGGGCGACAAAAGGATTTTGCTTTTTCCCGGATCAGGAAATCCAGCCAAGAACTGGCCTCTGGTTCAATTTCTTGAACTGGCCGACTGGCTGCAGAATCAGGGATGGCATCCCATTATGGTCCTTGGTCCGGTTGAACAGGAAACCGGTCTGGCCTTGCCGGAGACCATGGAGCGCGCCTGTCCCGAAACCATCCATGAACTCATCGCCCTTCTTCAGCAAGCCGTATATGTTATAGGTAATGATTCCGGCCCCATGCACCTGGCCGGATACATGGGCATACGCGGATTGAGCATCTTTGGTCCCACCTCGCCCGAACAATGGGGCCCCCTGGGAATGGACGTCCTGAGCCTGCGCCTGGCATGCAGCCCCTGCACCCGAACGGCCAGAATTGTCTGCCCCGATCCCGTGTGCATCCACAATATCACCCTGGACCAGGTCATCGCCAGAATCAGGCCGGCCCTTGCCCGTCTGTTCCAGGCCCCATAAACAAAACCGGGTCATGAGTTACCCATTCTCATGACCCGGCTTTGACAAAAAGAGGAAGTGCTCTTTACATTGCAACCGTCAGGCCACTTTTCCCTTTTGTGCCCAAAAAAATAAAAATTAATTATATTACAGCATGTTGCATGACGCCATATCCTTCACCCTTTGAGCTCTTGTCCGAGCGAAAGGTACAATAATTTGTACCGGCCCTGTCTCCCGGCCAGAAGGGTTCAATTTTTTATACCGGCCTGAACCTCCGGCTGCCATAAGTTCAGATGTCATCCCCGGCAGCCCCGGATCAATCAGTCCAAAGCTATCAGGCGACCCCTTAGCCTCCGTTGTCCACAACAGTGATCCCGCGTGCCCTGAATCGTGACAGGTCAATGGCTCCCTGGCGAAGGACCCGCACCCGGGACGGTGCCAGTACCTCGATCAACGTGGATGGATCTCCCCCGCCGGCAAAAGGCTGATCTTCAACCACGCTGTCCACCCGTGATCTGAGCCCGGGATCAAGATCTTCCAATCGGGTCGGTCCCGGCTGGCCGCTGGGATTGGCCGAAGTGGCCACAAGAGGTGCGTTGGCCAGGCAGCACAAGGCCTGGGCCACGGGATGGGGCGTCCATCTGATGGAAGTGCGTTTGTAGTCATCCATGACTTGGGAGGGAAACACGCCCTTCATGGTCACCAATACCGACAATGGACCCGGCCAGAATGCCCGGACAATGGAAGTGATGGCGTCATCAACCCGGGTAAAACGCATATATTGCTCCCATGTCCCCACAATCAGGGGAAGGGGTTTGGCCGCATCCCGGTTTTTGGCGTGAAACACCCTGTCCACGGCGTCCTGGTTGTTGCCAAGACAGCCCAGGGCATACAGGGTTTCCGTGGGATAGATCACGATCCCGCCCGACTTGATAATCCGTGCCGCCTGCAGTAACGATTTGCTCATGCTTGCTTCCTGATTGCCCTGGTGAGCAAAAAATGCCTCCCCTTGATCGTGGGACCTGGGAACGGATGCTTCACAACTGGGCATTTTTTGCTCATACAATTTATAACATACTGTTTTTTCAAATATAAAATTAACATTTTTCCCTGGCAGACTATTTGCTTGATGCAGGCAAACACAGGAGAAGACCATGAAAATACAAACCGAACAACTCCAGCACCTTGTTGACAAGCAGACATCCAAGGTGTCCGGACGCAAGGATACCGCTGGGTTTGATGATCTTCTGGCCAGGGAAATGCAGGAAAAGGGTTCACAGGCCGCCACCAAGGCCACAGAGCCCCAGGCAACCCAGGCAACAGCACCCCCTTCTTCCGGGATTCTCGGACTGCATTCCCTGTTTGCTACCCAGCAGGTCAATCCTTCTGTCAGTCACCAGGAGCTCATGAATACCATGGACGGCGTCTTGAACCAACTGGATCAGTATGCGGCAAAACTGGGCTCTCCGGACGTCAGCCTGCGCAGTGTCTATGAGGAACTCCAGGGCGTCGGCCAACAGATGGATCAATTGCGCCAAACCATGCAGGCCCAGGGAACTTCTTCGCCGGAACTTGATGCCCTGTATTCGGAAATGGAAATTCTGGCGACCACGGAAACCTTCAAGCTCAATCGGGGCGACTACTCCGCTGGTTGACCCCAAAGCAGGAAAGGCCGGAACAAGGGAGAACGGAAGCCACAATCCGTTTCTCCCCACAGGGCACCTTGTGCAGGTTCGCCCTTGTCCGGCCTTTCTCTTGTTTTTCCTTTTACGTTTCGGGTATTGCCCGGACCAGCCCCGCCAGGGCGGTCCATGCGCTTTGGCACTTGATCTCCCTCCTGGTCCCTGAAAAATGCCCGCAAACGGCCCATGCCCGTCCCTGGACCGACCAGCCGATCCAGACCGTGCCCACAGGCTTGTCCGGAGATCCTCCCGAAGGCCCGGCAATGCCCGAAAGGGCCACTCCCACATCCGCGCCCGTTACCCGGCACACCCCCCGGACCATGTCCAGAACGCAGGGCTGACTGACTGCGCCATGGGTTTGAAGAATCCGCCCATCCACCCCCAAAAGCCGCATTTTGAGATCATTGCTGTAAGATATGATCCCCCCCAGATACCAGTGAGAACTGCCGGCCACATTGGTGAGTTCATGGCCCACCAGCCCGCCGGTACAGGATTCGGCCGTGGCCATCATCCATTTTCTGGCTTCCAGCCTCTCACCCAGCTCGGCCACAAGGGATTGCATGGTTTGATCGTGCATGATCTCCTCCCGATGCCTTTCACGCAAAAAGTTTGGGAATGCCCGTCCAGAGCATGACCCCGCCAAGCCCCATCTTGACGATCAGCCCGAAAACCTTGCCCCACATGGCCCCCACTGCGGCCTTGCTGGCAAGGTCGAAACGCATGCCCCCCAGAAGTTCCAGACCCAGACTGCCCAGATACGCCCCCACAAAGGAACCCGGAATGGCCCCGGCGCCCAGGAAAAAGGGAGCACCCAGGATGGCCCCCACAAAGGCCCCGAGCATGGCTCCGACATTTCCCTTTTTCGTGCCCCCGGAGCGTTTGCCACTCCAGAAAAGGGCCATATATTCAAGCCCCTCGCCCACCAGGGCCAGGCAGGTGAGCACTGTGAAAAACATCCATCCCATGTCGGCACCCGGGTGCAACCATTTCCACAGGCCCAAAAGGACCAGGATGCACCAATTGCCGGGCAGACCCAGAAAATGGGTGCAAAAACTCAGCACCAGAAGGACAACAAACAAAACAGCCAGAATCAATGGATGCTCCCGAGGCGGAAAAGCCCATGCATGAAGCGGAATGCACCTGCGCCAGGAACAAGGACGGGTGCTTCCGCAAGGAGGTCAAACCGGACGTGGAACAAGATTGTCATATCGCGAGAAAGGGTCGGGGATCTTACGGCCGGGCACAGCCGTCCAGGGGATGGCTACGCCGTCTGCCTGCCCTGTTTGATCAGATGGAATACCATGGACGCATACCTTCCCGAGGCAACATCCGGGAGGGAAAACAAAGGGAGCTCGGCCGGGGGAAAGGAACCGGTCAATCCGAAATACAGATCGGCAGAGATCTGATCCAGGGCAGGGGCCATTTCTTCCCACAGATCATGAGCCGCGATAAAGGGCATGCCATGGGTCCGACATTGCAGGGGACGATTGGCAAAAACAAGGCAGGCCCCCTCATCGGAAAAGGGACACAGGGTTTGCGTGCCCACCAGACAATGTCTGCCTTCGGCCGTCACCGTTCCCGTGGCTTCCCGTTCCTTGCGGGCCACAATGGCCGCCCGTTCAATAATTTCCATGCGCACCTTGCTGGGCAATTGGGCATCCTGGACCCGACGCAGATATTCTGCCTCCACAAGGGTCATGCGGATGGGGGTTGTACAACAGGCCATGGAATCCCTGCCACAGATCGACATGTCCTGTTGTCCGGCACGCAATCGGTCCACTTCATCCCGGATATTCTCATACTCCTGAAGAAACGGGACCAGATCCACCCCTTTGGGGACTTCAAGAGAAGGTTCCCGCAAGGTCAATTTGCCGGTCCTGCGGCCGTATTTGCGCACGGTCCACCACTGTTCGAAATTGGCTGGCTTGGCCCGCAGATTTTTGAGAATCTTGGCAGCCATCTTGTGCCCGAGCCCCTTGCGCAAAAGATACAGGTTGAGCACGGTTCCGGTCCGTCCGATGCCGTGCCGGCAGTGGATGTACACCTTCTTGCCCAGGTACAAGGACTCGTCCAGCCATTCCAGGGCAGGCTCCATGGTCCCGAGATCAGGAGCGTCCTCGTCGGCAATGGGCAGGTAATAGACCTCAAAGCCGTGATCCCGCTCAATGGTATGCAGATCACTGAACTCACCGCACAAATTCAAAATGGCCCGGATCCCCTGGTCGCGCAACGCGTCGAGCTGGGCATGGGACATGGGCGCGCCGCCCACGGCAAGCTGGGAGGTGACCCAGGTAAAAAAGGACCGGGAAGTGGTCATCCGCTGTAAAACTCCTTGATCAGGGGATCGATCTGTTCCGGGTTATCCAGACGCATATCCATGAGCCGGGTCATGGCAAGCACCCGCCCGAGACGGACCAGAGCCTTGCGGGTCTTTTCCGGAGAAAACCGATTCATGTGCGCGTCCAGCCGGTCTCCCTTGATGCTCACCTGAAACCCGGTTTCCCCAAGGACACGGGCGATGAACTCAAGACGCAAAAGCCGTCCCTCCCTGTCTGCTCCGCCACCCTTGAACCGGAAATTCACATAGGTGTTTTTGGAGTTTTCAGCGAGCAGGCTGTCCACAACCGAAAAATGATATCCGAAACGCA encodes the following:
- the glgA gene encoding glycogen synthase GlgA, with the protein product MLDTEPPRLVFIASEVYPFSKSGGLADVMGILPLTLHRMGVPTAVMTPLYGRLSTASYPLRLVYEDCPVGYPWPTTTADIYEADYKGVPVYFISRGEYFDRRHYYCTAKGDYFDNCERFIFFCRAALSAMEHLKFPVRVVHVHDWHAALAAAFVYYWRKGNPFWSRVRTVMTIHNLAFQGRFSNRLFWDSGLPHEAWNMDGVEYYDSFNLLKAGIVYADLITTVSPTYAREIVTAKFGCGLEGVLAQRKRDLVGVLNGVDYTVWDPSRDKFLEQTYDAGNMAGKQACKNKLIQIMGIDPALRNRPVLGFIGRLRGQKGIDLLLDIMDRLMKEQVAVVVLGEGKPAHEARLLDLVEKYPGRLCAHVGYTEELAHQIQAGSDIFLMPSRYEPCGLTQLYSLRYGTPPVATDVGGLSDTIVSHPNPGATGFTFAESSPESFLAGIRQALAVWRNKMAWNALCANGMRADFSWEQSARIYTQLYRSLGLDDTVVQHAPAARSSKS
- a CDS encoding glycosyltransferase family 9 protein, which gives rise to MNTDKRFILVHQGALGDFLMTWPVLASLRKALPTSALFWAGSSARLPLLHPLDITYASPALLRTVRLLHLGDVGSSGLVDANDLIIWFVLREKPALIKHENIFFLHGMDKGTCCPPWKMFARGLTQHNIPFDPQWQTTFQTMFPRQVRQGDKRILLFPGSGNPAKNWPLVQFLELADWLQNQGWHPIMVLGPVEQETGLALPETMERACPETIHELIALLQQAVYVIGNDSGPMHLAGYMGIRGLSIFGPTSPEQWGPLGMDVLSLRLACSPCTRTARIVCPDPVCIHNITLDQVIARIRPALARLFQAP
- a CDS encoding L-threonylcarbamoyladenylate synthase; amino-acid sequence: MSKSLLQAARIIKSGGIVIYPTETLYALGCLGNNQDAVDRVFHAKNRDAAKPLPLIVGTWEQYMRFTRVDDAITSIVRAFWPGPLSVLVTMKGVFPSQVMDDYKRTSIRWTPHPVAQALCCLANAPLVATSANPSGQPGPTRLEDLDPGLRSRVDSVVEDQPFAGGGDPSTLIEVLAPSRVRVLRQGAIDLSRFRARGITVVDNGG
- a CDS encoding CinA family protein; protein product: MHDQTMQSLVAELGERLEARKWMMATAESCTGGLVGHELTNVAGSSHWYLGGIISYSNDLKMRLLGVDGRILQTHGAVSQPCVLDMVRGVCRVTGADVGVALSGIAGPSGGSPDKPVGTVWIGWSVQGRAWAVCGHFSGTRREIKCQSAWTALAGLVRAIPET
- a CDS encoding DUF456 domain-containing protein; translated protein: MILAVLFVVLLVLSFCTHFLGLPGNWCILVLLGLWKWLHPGADMGWMFFTVLTCLALVGEGLEYMALFWSGKRSGGTKKGNVGAMLGAFVGAILGAPFFLGAGAIPGSFVGAYLGSLGLELLGGMRFDLASKAAVGAMWGKVFGLIVKMGLGGVMLWTGIPKLFA
- a CDS encoding phosphatase domain-containing putative toxin, translated to MTTSRSFFTWVTSQLAVGGAPMSHAQLDALRDQGIRAILNLCGEFSDLHTIERDHGFEVYYLPIADEDAPDLGTMEPALEWLDESLYLGKKVYIHCRHGIGRTGTVLNLYLLRKGLGHKMAAKILKNLRAKPANFEQWWTVRKYGRRTGKLTLREPSLEVPKGVDLVPFLQEYENIRDEVDRLRAGQQDMSICGRDSMACCTTPIRMTLVEAEYLRRVQDAQLPSKVRMEIIERAAIVARKEREATGTVTAEGRHCLVGTQTLCPFSDEGACLVFANRPLQCRTHGMPFIAAHDLWEEMAPALDQISADLYFGLTGSFPPAELPLFSLPDVASGRYASMVFHLIKQGRQTA